The window TTCAATCATCAATATTAAATAATTAAGATAGCAGACAAGATTAGTCTAAAATCTGGTGTCTAACATCTAATATCTATAATTAAATGAAACTTACAAACAGATCAAAAGTTGTTTCCAATAAAGAAATGACCCTTGCTGAAAAAATCTACCTTCCTGCGATCTTTACAGGGATGGGGATTACATTTAAGCATGCTGTAAGAACCGTGATAAAGGGTGCTCCCGCAGTATATTCGTATCCGGAAGTACAGAAACCAAGAACTACCATCTGGAGAGGTCAGCACGTTTTGAAAAGAGACGAGGAAGGCAGAGAAAGATGTACTGCTTGTGGACTTTGTGCGGTAGCTTGTCCTGCAGAAGCCATTACGATGACTGCTGCTGAAAGAACTAAAGAGGAAAAAGGGCTTTACAGAGAAGAAAAATACGCTTCAGTATATGAAATCAATATGCTAAGATGTATTTTCTGCGGTATGTGTGAAGAAGCTTGTCCTAAATCTGCCATTTATCTTACCGATAGATTGGTAGACGTAGAAACCAACAGAGGTTCTTTCATTTACGGAAAAGATAAATTAGTTGAAAAAATAAATGAAAGGATTGACATCACGACAAGACAATCCGAGAAACAAAAAAATGCGGTAAAATAATGGATCAGTTTTTATTTTTCTTGGTGGCGTTTTTAGCAGTGTCAAGTGCGGTGTATTTCGTATTTGCCAAAAATCCTTTATATGCTATTTTGTCATTAATTGTTACGATGTTTTCAATTGCCGGAATGTACATTCTTTTGAATGCTCAATTCTTAGCAATTATCCAGATTATAGTGTATGC of the Chryseobacterium capnotolerans genome contains:
- a CDS encoding NuoI/complex I 23 kDa subunit family protein, coding for MKLTNRSKVVSNKEMTLAEKIYLPAIFTGMGITFKHAVRTVIKGAPAVYSYPEVQKPRTTIWRGQHVLKRDEEGRERCTACGLCAVACPAEAITMTAAERTKEEKGLYREEKYASVYEINMLRCIFCGMCEEACPKSAIYLTDRLVDVETNRGSFIYGKDKLVEKINERIDITTRQSEKQKNAVK